A genomic region of Staphylococcus roterodami contains the following coding sequences:
- the mecA gene encoding adaptor protein MecA yields the protein MRIERVDDTTVKLFITYSDIEARGFSREDLWTNRKRGEEFFWSMMDEINEEEDFVVEGPLWIQVHAFEKGVEVTISKSKNEDMMNMSDDDTTDQFDEQVQELLAQTLEGEDQLEELFEQRTKEKEAQGSKRQRKAARKNTRTIIVKFNDLEDVINYAYHNNTITSDFEDLLYMVDSTYYYAVHFDSHVDQEIINDSYSQLLEFAYPTDRTEVYLNDYAKIIMSHNVTAQVRRYFPDTTE from the coding sequence ATGAGAATAGAACGAGTAGATGATACAACTGTAAAATTGTTTATAACATATAGCGATATCGAGGCCCGTGGATTTAGTCGAGAAGATTTATGGACAAATCGTAAACGTGGTGAAGAATTCTTTTGGTCAATGATGGATGAAATAAATGAAGAAGAAGATTTTGTAGTAGAAGGTCCACTATGGATTCAAGTACATGCTTTCGAAAAAGGCGTCGAAGTTACAATTTCTAAATCTAAAAATGAAGATATGATGAATATGTCTGATGATGATACAACTGATCAATTTGATGAACAAGTTCAAGAATTATTAGCTCAAACATTAGAAGGCGAAGATCAATTAGAAGAATTATTTGAACAACGAACAAAAGAAAAAGAAGCGCAAGGGTCTAAACGTCAACGTAAGGCTGCACGAAAAAACACAAGAACAATTATTGTGAAATTTAATGATTTAGAAGATGTTATTAATTATGCTTATCATAATAATACGATAACTTCTGATTTTGAAGACCTATTGTATATGGTTGATAGTACTTATTATTATGCTGTTCATTTTGATAGTCATGTTGATCAAGAGATTATTAATGACAGCTATAGCCAATTATTGGAATTTGCATATCCAACAGATAGAACTGAAGTTTATTTAAATGATTACGCCAAAATAATTATGAGTCATAACGTAACAGCTCAAGTTCGACGTTATTTCCCTGATACAACAGAATAA
- a CDS encoding competence protein CoiA, translated as MLVALNKRRQRVLATFATKEFQYFCPACGCPVILKRGHKVVSHFAHKHSLERKCFNNETIKHYTGKLVLAQILMQQGYHVEIEPFLKEIKQIPDLIINDKYIIELQFSTIPYSQIIKRTEGLNKLGYKVAWLLDDIQIFQSKVKLSHFQSMFINPNTRRLFTFDIEGKQIFKFQQIRSLGGNHFALKKMKADINELFTDIAYDDKSINKLSKYVICQYIKYCRWQNSVLQPTLSAMYQLRLTDDDIVKNYGYIFPEQIYIENHPIEWQLNVDLMLNVKAAPTINDFLDFFKMRRFLIPTESKSAIVTKLINNYLNLSSMRGNDVQILL; from the coding sequence ATGTTAGTAGCTTTAAATAAAAGAAGACAACGTGTCTTAGCAACTTTTGCGACCAAAGAATTTCAATATTTTTGTCCAGCATGTGGATGTCCAGTAATTTTAAAAAGAGGACATAAAGTTGTAAGTCATTTTGCGCATAAGCATTCACTAGAACGAAAATGTTTTAATAATGAAACTATTAAACATTACACAGGGAAATTGGTATTGGCACAAATATTAATGCAGCAAGGATATCATGTTGAAATAGAGCCATTTTTGAAAGAAATTAAGCAGATTCCTGATTTAATAATTAACGACAAATACATAATTGAACTTCAATTTTCAACTATACCGTATAGCCAAATTATAAAACGTACAGAAGGGCTAAATAAATTAGGTTATAAAGTTGCTTGGTTACTCGATGATATACAAATATTTCAAAGTAAAGTGAAATTAAGTCATTTTCAAAGTATGTTTATCAATCCTAATACACGAAGACTATTCACATTTGATATAGAAGGGAAACAAATTTTTAAATTTCAACAAATACGAAGTTTAGGTGGTAACCATTTTGCATTAAAGAAAATGAAAGCAGACATTAACGAATTATTTACAGACATAGCATATGATGATAAATCAATTAATAAACTATCTAAGTACGTTATTTGTCAATATATCAAATATTGTCGTTGGCAAAATTCAGTATTACAACCAACATTAAGTGCAATGTATCAATTACGGTTGACAGATGACGACATTGTAAAAAATTATGGATATATTTTTCCTGAACAAATATACATTGAAAATCATCCTATAGAATGGCAATTAAATGTGGATTTAATGTTAAATGTTAAAGCTGCGCCAACTATAAATGATTTTCTTGATTTCTTCAAAATGAGGCGATTTTTAATACCAACAGAATCAAAGTCGGCTATCGTGACAAAACTTATTAACAATTATTTAAATCTTAGTTCTATGAGGGGTAATGACGTGCAAATTTTGTTGTAA
- the spxA gene encoding transcriptional regulator SpxA produces the protein MVTLFTSPSCTSCRKAKAWLQEHDIPYTERNIFSEHLTIDEIKQILKMTEDGTDEIISTRSKTYQKLNVDIDSLPLQDLYSIIQDNPGLLRRPIILDNKRLQVGYNEDEIRRFLPRKVRTFQLQEAQRMVD, from the coding sequence ATGGTAACATTATTTACTTCACCAAGTTGCACATCTTGCCGTAAAGCGAAAGCATGGTTACAAGAACATGACATTCCGTATACGGAGCGTAATATTTTTTCTGAACATTTAACAATTGATGAAATTAAGCAAATATTAAAAATGACTGAAGACGGTACTGATGAAATCATTTCTACACGTTCTAAAACATACCAAAAATTAAATGTTGATATTGATTCACTACCATTACAAGATTTATATTCAATCATTCAAGATAATCCTGGCTTATTACGTCGTCCAATTATTTTAGATAATAAACGACTACAAGTTGGTTATAATGAGGACGAGATTCGACGTTTCTTACCTAGAAAAGTTCGTACGTTCCAATTACAAGAAGCACAACGTATGGTTGACTAA
- a CDS encoding ABC transporter permease, which yields MQNKSKSPFKIALSKFIYNKIAMLSIIFLLIITIVSIIAPLIAPFPVNQQDLLNIKGEMTAQNILGTDSGGRDNFSRLLYAGRISLSIGITSTVGMLLIGITVGVISGYFGGIVDTLLMRMTEFVMLFPFLIFAIVLNAALGDKIKNPYGSAIILVLVIIVLSWGGIARLVRGKVLQEKENEYFLAAKSIGTPTYKIILKHLLPNILSVVIVQATLLFAGMIVVESGLSFLGFGISKAIPSWGNMLSDAQEGDVISGKPWIWMPPAIMITLTILSINFVGEGLKDAFNPRGRR from the coding sequence ATGCAAAATAAGTCAAAATCACCTTTTAAAATTGCATTGTCTAAATTTATTTATAATAAAATTGCAATGTTGTCGATTATTTTTTTATTAATCATAACTATTGTATCAATTATAGCGCCTTTAATAGCTCCTTTTCCAGTGAACCAACAAGATTTATTAAATATAAAAGGTGAAATGACAGCACAAAACATTCTTGGCACAGATTCTGGTGGTAGGGATAACTTTAGTCGTTTGTTATATGCAGGCCGTATTTCATTATCCATTGGAATTACATCTACGGTAGGAATGCTTTTGATTGGAATTACAGTTGGCGTGATTTCTGGTTATTTTGGAGGCATTGTTGATACATTGTTAATGAGAATGACTGAATTTGTTATGTTATTTCCATTTTTAATATTTGCAATTGTATTAAATGCCGCACTTGGAGATAAAATTAAAAACCCTTATGGATCTGCAATAATTCTTGTTCTAGTTATTATCGTATTAAGTTGGGGAGGTATAGCGCGACTTGTGCGTGGTAAAGTACTTCAAGAAAAAGAAAATGAATACTTTTTGGCAGCAAAATCAATTGGTACACCTACATATAAAATTATTTTGAAACATCTTTTGCCAAATATACTAAGTGTAGTTATCGTACAAGCAACATTATTATTTGCCGGTATGATAGTAGTGGAATCAGGATTGAGTTTTTTAGGTTTCGGAATTAGTAAGGCAATCCCGTCTTGGGGAAATATGTTGAGTGATGCTCAAGAAGGGGATGTAATAAGTGGTAAACCGTGGATATGGATGCCACCTGCTATAATGATTACATTAACGATATTAAGTATAAACTTTGTTGGAGAAGGTCTAAAGGATGCTTTTAATCCAAGAGGTAGACGTTAA
- the trpS gene encoding tryptophan--tRNA ligase, translating into METLFSGIQPSGIPTIGNYIGALKQFVDVQNDYDCYFCIVDQHAITMPQDRLKLRKQTRQLAAIYLASGIDPNKATLFIQSEVPAHVQAGWMLTTIASVGELERMTQYKDKSQKSVEGIPAGLLTYPPLMAADIVLYNTNIVPVGDDQKQHMELTRNLVDRFNSRYNDILVKPEIRMPKVGGRVMSLQDPTRKMSKSDDNTKNFISLLDEPNVAAKKIKSAVTDSDGIIKFDRDNKPGITNLISIYAGLTDMPIKDIEAKYEGEGYGKFKGDLAEIVKAFLVEFQEKYESFYNSDTLDDILDQGRDKAHKVSFKTMKKMEKAMGLGRKR; encoded by the coding sequence ATGGAGACATTATTTTCAGGCATTCAACCTAGTGGAATTCCTACTATTGGAAATTATATTGGTGCATTAAAACAATTTGTTGATGTGCAAAATGACTATGATTGTTATTTCTGTATCGTTGATCAACATGCAATTACAATGCCACAAGATCGTTTGAAATTACGTAAACAAACAAGACAATTAGCAGCAATATATCTAGCTTCAGGTATAGATCCAAACAAAGCAACACTATTTATTCAATCTGAAGTTCCTGCGCACGTTCAAGCTGGATGGATGTTAACAACTATAGCTTCTGTTGGAGAATTAGAGCGTATGACACAATATAAAGATAAATCTCAAAAGTCAGTGGAAGGTATTCCAGCTGGATTATTAACATATCCCCCATTAATGGCAGCAGACATAGTTTTATATAACACTAATATTGTTCCTGTTGGTGATGACCAAAAGCAACATATGGAATTAACACGTAATCTTGTAGATCGATTTAACAGTCGTTATAACGATATCCTTGTTAAACCTGAAATTCGAATGCCTAAAGTTGGTGGACGAGTTATGAGTTTACAAGACCCAACAAGAAAAATGAGTAAGAGCGATGACAACACTAAAAACTTTATTTCATTATTAGACGAACCTAACGTTGCCGCTAAAAAAATTAAAAGTGCCGTAACTGATTCAGATGGAATTATTAAATTCGACCGCGACAATAAACCAGGCATTACTAATTTAATTTCAATATATGCTGGATTAACGGACATGCCTATTAAAGACATTGAGGCAAAATATGAAGGCGAAGGTTACGGTAAATTCAAAGGTGACCTTGCTGAGATTGTAAAAGCATTTTTAGTTGAATTCCAAGAAAAATACGAAAGTTTCTATAACTCAGATACACTTGATGATATTTTAGATCAAGGTAGAGACAAAGCGCACAAAGTTTCATTTAAAACAATGAAGAAAATGGAAAAAGCGATGGGCTTAGGACGTAAGAGATAA
- a CDS encoding ABC transporter permease has product MVKLILKRLGLMIPLLILISIVVFSLAIIQPGDPFSDLQNGKIKQEAINAQREKLGLNDSIPHQYIRWVNHVIHGDLGESIKYKRPVIDVIEERIPNTILLGAMSLIITYIISFALGITSGRYSYSLTDYTVQVFNYLMLAIPSFIAGVFAIFIFSFELQWFPFQGSVDINLKEGTFEYYMSKIYHTFLPALTLGLLSTAGYIQYLRNDIIENSKKDYVLTARSKGLSMNKIYNKHILRNSLIPIITFLGADIVSILGGAVITETIFSYNGIGKLFLESVIGQDYPLMMALTLFFSFLGLLGNLISDITYGFIDPRIRSN; this is encoded by the coding sequence ATGGTTAAATTAATATTAAAGAGATTAGGCTTAATGATTCCGTTGCTAATTTTAATCTCTATAGTTGTATTTTCATTAGCTATCATTCAACCAGGAGATCCATTTTCAGATTTACAAAACGGTAAAATAAAACAAGAAGCGATAAATGCACAAAGAGAAAAGTTAGGTCTCAACGACTCAATACCACATCAATACATTAGATGGGTCAATCATGTTATACACGGTGATTTAGGCGAGTCAATCAAATATAAAAGGCCGGTTATTGATGTTATTGAGGAAAGAATTCCAAACACAATATTGCTCGGTGCAATGTCATTAATTATTACTTATATTATCTCATTTGCTTTAGGGATAACGTCAGGTAGATATTCATACAGTTTAACTGATTATACTGTGCAAGTATTTAATTATTTGATGTTAGCCATTCCATCTTTTATTGCAGGTGTATTTGCAATTTTTATTTTTTCTTTTGAATTACAATGGTTCCCGTTTCAAGGTTCTGTTGATATTAACCTTAAAGAAGGTACTTTTGAATATTATATGAGTAAAATTTATCATACATTTTTACCTGCATTAACTTTAGGTTTATTATCGACTGCTGGTTATATTCAATATTTACGTAATGATATTATTGAAAATTCTAAAAAAGATTATGTATTGACAGCAAGATCAAAAGGGTTATCTATGAATAAAATTTATAATAAACATATATTGAGAAATTCTCTTATTCCTATTATTACATTTTTAGGTGCAGATATTGTAAGTATTTTAGGTGGAGCTGTGATTACGGAGACGATTTTTTCATATAACGGTATCGGTAAATTATTTTTAGAATCAGTTATTGGTCAAGACTATCCATTAATGATGGCGTTAACGTTATTTTTCTCATTTTTAGGTTTACTGGGAAATTTGATTTCTGATATTACATATGGATTTATAGATCCAAGAATTAGAAGTAACTAG